A single window of Gossypium arboreum isolate Shixiya-1 chromosome 13, ASM2569848v2, whole genome shotgun sequence DNA harbors:
- the LOC108461526 gene encoding uncharacterized protein LOC108461526, translating into MPRRSSGRSASRPAPRPAPARNPPPQPAHHASPPAPAQSGSGGSLLGGIGSTIAQGMAFGTGSAVAHRAVDAVMGPRTIQHETVVSEAAAAPAPATTSSSLAGTDSCSIHYKAFQDCLNSYGSELSKCQFYMDMLTECRKNTGSMLGA; encoded by the exons ATGCCTCGCCGTAGCTCTG GAAGGTCTGCTTCTCGCCCTGCCCCTCGTCCTGCTCCTGCTCGCAACCCTCCACCTCAACCAG ctcatcatgcttctcctccagCTCCTGCTCAGAGTGGAAGTGGTGGATCCTTGCTCGGAGGCATAGGCTCTACCATAGCTCAAG GCATGGCATTTGGTACTGGAAGTGCTGTAGCTCACAGGGCTGTGGATGCTGTGATGGGTCCTCGTACTATTCAACATGAAACTGTGGTTTCCGAGGCTGCAGCTGCCCCTGCACCAGCAACTACTTCCAGTAGTTTAGCTGGCACTGATTCATGCAGCATCCACTACAAGGCATTCCAGGAT TGCCTGAATAGCTATGGAAGCGAACTCAGCAAGTGTCAGTTCTACATGGATATGTTGACTGAGTGCAGGAAGAACACAGGGTCCATGTTGGGTGCCTAA
- the LOC108464268 gene encoding dynamin-related protein 3A, producing the protein MAEEAAAVAASTQPPPQSSVAPLGSSVIPIVNKLQDIFAQLGSQSTIELPQVAVVGSQSSGKSSVLESLVGRDFLPRGNDICTRRPLVLQLLQTKRKLDGSEEEYGEFLHLPGKRFYDFSEIRREIQAETDREAGGNKGVSDRQIRLKVFSPNVLDITLVDLPGITKVPVGDQPSDIEARIRTMIMSYIKQPSCLILAVTPANSDLANSDALQLAGNADPDGSRTIGVITKLDIMDRGTDARNLLLGKVIPLRLGYIGVVNRSQEDILLNQSIKDALVAEEKFFRSRPVYNGLADRCGVPQLAKKLNQILVQHIKAILPGLKSRISSALVSLAKEHASYGEITESRAGQGALLLNILSKYCEAFSSIVEGKNEEMSTSELSGGARIHYIFQSIFVKSLEEVDPCEDLTDDDIRTAIQNATGPRSALFVPEVPFEVLVRRQIARLLDPSLQCARFIYDELIKISHRCMVNELQRFPVLRKHMDQVIGNFLREGLEPSETMIGHIIEMEMDYINTSHPNFIGGSKAVELANQQFRNSRVALPISRSKDGLETDKAPGSERSVKSRAIIARQVNGIVADQGARPVADAEKAPSTGTSGSTWVSSIFGSSDNRSSAKESSTNKPYTEPVHNMEQAFSMIHLREPPSVLRPSEDRSETEAIEIAVTKLLLRSYYDIVRKNIEDSVPKAIMHFLVNHTKRELHNVFIKKLYRENLFEEMLQEPDEIASKRKRTRETLRVLQQAFRTLDELPLEAETVERGYSLGSDPTGLPKIHGLPTSSIYSTGGSDDAYAASPKNPKSRKSSHSGELSTHSYANNTDSNGSGRSYMTGLYPTVDY; encoded by the exons ATGGCTGAAGAAGCGGCAGCCGTGGCAGCATCGACGCAGCCGCCGCCGCAATCATCTGTGGCTCCGTTGGGATCTTCCGTTATACCGATAGTGAACAAGCTTCAGGACATCTTCGCTCAGCTTGGTAGCCAGTCCACGATAGAGTTGCCGCAGGTGGCGGTGGTCGGAAGTCAGAGTAGTGGAAAGTCCAGCGTGCTCGAGTCACTCGTTGGACGTGATTTCTTGCCTCGAGGTAACGATATCTGCACGCGCCGTCCGCTAGTCCTTCAGCTACTCCAGACCAAGCGTAAGCTTGATGGTTCTGAAGAGGAGTACGGCGAGTTTCTTCACTTGCCTGGAAAGCGCTTCTATGACTTCTCTGAGATTCGCAGGGAGATTCAG GCTGAGACAGACAGGGAGGCTGGAGGGAACAAAGGTGTCTCTGACAGGCAGATTCGACTTAAGGTTTTCTCACCAAATGTTCTTGATATCACTCTTGTGGATTTGCCTGGAATCACAAAAGTTCCTGTGGGTGATCAACCCTCTGATATTGAAGCTAGAATTAGAACAATGATCATGTCGTACATTAAACAACCAAGCTGTCTGATTCTGGCTGTTACTCCAGCTAATTCAGATTTAGCAAACTCTGATGCTCTTCAACTTGCGGGAAATGCTGATCCCGATG GTTCTAGAACCATTGGGGTTATCACAAAG CTCGATATAATGGACAGAGGTACTGATGCTCGTAACCTGTTGCTTGGAAAAGTGATTCCCCTTCGACTTGGTTACATAGGTGTTGTGAATCGGAGTCAGGAG GATATTTTACTGAACCAGAGTATCAAGGATGCCCTTGTGGCAGAGGAAAAGTTCTTCCGCAGCCGTCCA GTATATAATGGTCTAGCTGATCGTTGTGGTGTTCCTCAATTGGCGAAGAAGTTGAATCAG ATTTTAGTCCAACATATCAAGGCAATACTTCCTGGGCTGAAATCACGTATTAGTTCTGCGCTGGTGTCTTTGGCAAAGGAGCATGCAAGCTATGGAGAAATCACAGAATCAAGG GCTGGTCAGGGAGCTCTTCTACTGAATATTCTTTCGAAGTACTGTGAAG CTTTCTCGTCAATAGTAGAGGGGAAAAATGAAGAAATGTCTACATCTGAGCTATCTGGTGGAGCAAGGATTCATTATATTTTCCAATCAATCTTTGTTAAGAGCTTAGAG GAGGTTGATCCATGTGAAGATTTGACTGATGATGACATTCGAACAGCCATTCAGAATGCAACCGGTCCTCGATCTGCACTATTCGTACCAGAA GTCCCATTTGAAGTACTTGTTCGAAGGCAAATAGCACGTCTGCTAGATCCAAGCCTTCAATGTGCCAGGTTCATATATGATGAGTTAATAAAG ATAAGCCATCGCTGTATGGTTAATGAACTGCAGCGGTTTCCTGTTCTGAGAAAGCATATGGACCAAGTTATTGGAAATTTTCTCCGAGAAGGTCTTGAACCATCCGAGACAATGATAGGTCATATTATTGAAATGGAG ATGGATTACATAAATACTTCACACCCGAATTTTATTGGTGGGAGCAAGGCTGTGGAGCTTGCCAATCAACAGTTCAGGAATTCCAGGGTTGCTCTTCCTATATCTAGATCAAAG GATGGATTAGAGACTGATAAGGCACCTGGTTCTGAAAGAAGTGTTAAATCCCGGGCTATTATTGCTAGACAAGTTAATGGAATCGTGGCTGATCAG GGAGCCCGCCCTGTTGCAGATGCTGAAAAAGCTCCATCCACCG GTACAAGTGGTTCAACTTGGGTTTCATCAATATTTGGTAGCAGTGATAACCGCTCATCAGCAAAGGAGAGCTCGACAAACAAGCCATACACAGAACCTGTTCATAACATGGAACAGGCATTTTCCATGATCCATTTGAGAGAG CCGCCATCTGTCCTGAGGCCTTCAGAAGATCGTTCAGAAACTGAAGCTATTGAAATTGCTGTCACCAAATTGCTCTTGAGATCATACTATGACATTGTTAGGAAGAATATAGAGGACTCTGTGCCTAAAGCAATTATGCACTTCTTG GTAAACCATACAAAACGAGAACTTCACAATGTCTTTATCAAAAAGCTTTACAG AGAGAATCTGTTTGAAGAAATGTTACAGGAACCTGATGAGATTGCTTCTAAGAGAAAACGTACTCGAGAAACACTCCGAGTTCTCCAACAGGCATTCAGG ACATTGGACGAGTTGCCATTGGAAGCTGAAACAGTAGAGAGGGGATACAGTTTGGGTTCGGATCCAACAGGCTTGCCAAAGATCCACGGACTGCCAACATCATCAATATACTCTACGGGTGGTTCAGACGATGCCTATGCAGCTTCTCCTAAAAACCCAAAATCTCGGAAGTCATCTCACTCTGGTGAACTATCAACACACTCGTATGCTAATAATACAGATTCAAACGGAAGTGGGCGTAGTTACATGACAGGTCTCTATCCTACAGTTGATTATTAA
- the LOC108463788 gene encoding GATA transcription factor 28-like: MANSNLHSISLYGSGAMNMQRNPEEEEEEDVPGGGGEESVDNPQIGYQESDGRAVTVMNNGMEEASHANLYGQGSDLTAVQGNSSADQLTLSFQGEVYVFDSVSPDKVQAVLLLLGGYEIPSGIPALAATPIAQRGMGDFPGRSIQPHRAASLNRFREKRKERCFDKKIRYTVRKEVALRMQRKKGQFTSAKAISDEVASASSGWSGTPGFGQDESMQETLCSHCGISSKKTPMMRRGPAGPRTLCNACGLKWANKGVLRDLSKVSMVAIQDPTAKTTEQSDAEANESEAVTGTAVVVSSSNRDNSGVTSER, from the exons ATGGCGAATTCGAATCTCCACTCAATATCATTGTACGGCTCAGGTGCGATGAACATGCAACGAAACCcagaagaggaggaggaggaggacgTTCCCGGCGGAGGAGGTGAAGAGTCGGTGGATAACCCTCAGATTGGATACCAAGAAAGCGACGGTAGGGCTGTTACGGTTATGAATAATGGCATGGAAgaagcttctcatgccaatctttatggTCAGGGATCCGATTTAACCGCCGTTCAGGGTAATTCAAGTGCTGATCAGCTCACCCTCTCGTTTCAAGGGGAAGTTTATGTCTTTGATTCCGTTTCACCTGACAAG GTACAGGCAGTTTTGTTACTTCTAGGTGGATATGAAATCCCTTCGGGCATTCCTGCATTGGCTGCAACTCCTATTGCTCAAAGG GGCATGGGTGACTTTCCTGGGAGGTCAATTCAACCCCATAGAGCTGCTTCTTTAAACCGATTCCGGGAGAAGAGAAAAGAGCGGTGCTTTGATAAGAAAATCCGCTATACTGTGCGGAAAGAAGTGGCTCTCCG GATGCAGCGTAAGAAGGGCCAGTTCACATCAGCCAAGGCAATTTCTGATGAAGTAGCTTCAGCTTCTTCAGGCTGGAGTGGAACACCAGGCTTTGGACAAGACGAGAGCATGCAAGAAACTTT ATGCTCACACTGTGGAATCAGTTCTAAGAAAACTCCTATGATGCGTCGAGGTCCTGCTGGTCCAAGGACACTTTGCAACGCATGTGGACTCAAGTGGGCAAATAAG GGTGTTTTGAGAGACCTTTCGAAGGTCTCCATGGTAGCAATCCAGGATCCAACTGCGAAGACTACCGAACAG AGTGATGCTGAAGCTAATGAATCGGAGGCTGTAACTGGGACTGCAGTTGTCGTATCTTCATCGAACAGAGATAACTCTGGTGTGACTTCCGAAAGATGA